The genomic window aaaataatctgaGTTCTTTTGCAAATATATTTGATCTACAACTGTAACTCTTTAAACACCTGAGCTGCaatccctgccctccccccaccccctgaatTCTCACTGTCTCTTTATTTAATACTGCATCTCATCTGAGACAgtcaaagaggaaaacaaaaacaaaagcaaaacagagcAGCCTTCTTCTGGGGCTTGGCACTTCTCTAGAAAGACAGGGATCACCAACTATCAATTAGCTAAATTCAAGTTTGATTAACTTCCCAGTCAGGTACTGGTTCCTGTTTAGGTCTTGAAACTGCAGAATTCTTTTTCCTCCTGCTATCGGGACTCCAATAGCCTGTCCTGGGGTTCTTGCTCTTTTATGGGGAAAGGACTTGTCTTCTTTGATTTAGAGATCTATGTACTGAAGAAAACAGGCATACCAGTGCCGGTGGGGTGGAGAACTGCCAGTGAGAACTTCAACCAAGATGATAATTTAGTTCACATCTATTCCCAGCTGTACCAGAATAAGTTCTTGCTTGTCACGTACCAGGGATGTAAGGAATGAAAGGCACCTCTTCCCGCATACCACTGTGGAGCCATGTTATGTATCCTATAGTATACACttttaaaggtaaataaatgTACTATGTTCTACTTCAAAAAGTGACCAAATTGTGGGTCACATATAGAATAGTGCATGCAGTTTGTTAACTTGACATGTACACTCACATCAGTCACTTTACTGACGACACTAGCCACAAACACAATCTAATCTCTAGCACCTTATCTCCAAGAATGCATCTTATATACAGTTAGAGCTTACATGAGAAGAAATACACAAGAGAGCACAGCACTGACACAAGACAAAAGTACTAAATGTTCAAGAAAGTTATAGCTAATGAAGAGGGGGGAAATGCACTCACGTCTGAAACAGCAAACTAAAACcaatcttgtttttctctcttttagaGCTAAAGAAAGGCAGATATTAAACTTCATACGGCAGACCTTCTTAAGTGTACACATTGCTGTGCTTTCCCCTTAGTGTGTATACTGCTAAGATATGGAGGCTTTGGGAGGCAGGGATGGAAACCTAACTTCTATCAGCAGCCTTCGTGTTCTTTGAGAATTCTTACTCTACATACCAAAAAGTAGTGAACTTGCCAGTGACCTGGCAGTGGCCAAGTTCAGCATATTTGAGTTTTCCTGTATCTTTCTCTAACCATTTTTGCGACTTATAGCCTAAGCATGCTAATGTGCACATTAAACATGTGCCGTAGTGGGAGAGGTCATAGATAATTGGAACAGTGTCTGCTCTTCATGGGTTTTAGGCTACAGTTTGTTGTTTCCAGCACAAGTTTCTGCCTCCTCAGACGCCCAAACTTGGGAGTGGTGTGAGGCCTTTAGAAGCCTAgagtaataagaaaaaaatagaaacatggTTAAGTAGGGAGAGTGTGAAAATGAGTGGAAGTGTGAGGGTTAATTTTAGATACGATGCCTTGTCTAAGGTTATCACAAGCTCTAAATTAGTGAAGTGGAATTTGATAACTTCTCATGGACATACTGATCTGACAGGCCATTGCAATATTATTTGGTTGCATCAACTCTCCTGCATTCTGAATATGGTAAACCGAAACATTCACAATTCACAACCATTTACCTCTCCTCCCTTGAGAAGCGCATGCTGGAATCTGtgaggaggaagaaataaaacGTTATTCTTGATACTTATATTCTCCCCTGCATTTGTACAGAGAACTTACAAGTTGTAGAGAGAGCCACAGTTTGAAAAGACATATATGCATGTAGGAAGGAATATATCTATCCTCATGCCCCACTTCATGTTTATTAGGGTACAGAGATAAAAGAGACTTCTTATAACTATAAAATTTATTGGCAGTGTAAGTTTTCTAGAACTTTGGCTATTCatacttgaatttctttcttccttttccgtctttcttctttcttccttcttgaaaCCTGAAAAtactgtttaataaaaaaaaaaagtcagtttgaaataaaagaaaatagaacacaGTGGCTGTCAGAGAGCTAGAGACAGAAGGGAAATAGTAAAATAGTGGCCTGATTTCTTTTCTGCTGTTACCCAAATAGGAGACAGAAAACATTTGTGTCAATTATTCTTTTCCGTTTGTACAGTGGTCAGTCCCTGCCCATGTAGCAGGGTCgtggagggtggagaggagaggagaggagagagagaaagagaaagaaacacagagtTGTGTAGCTCCATGGATATGTCTTGTTTCTCCACTTCTTCCTCATTTCAGGTTTGCCCTTTTCTGGATCCCTTTTGAAGATCTAGATACTGTCTTTATAGTCTAACTGTGCAATCCACCTTTGTTGCAGTTTGTATTGCAGTCTTTGCACCATACTGTGGGACTCTCCGATACAGAAATCTCCTCCTATGGTGATCCATCCACCTAGCTCTGCTTTTTGGGTTCCATAAGTGATTTggtcaatttcttttctttcagctgAACACAATATGTAGCCCTAGCCCATGAGTTCCTGACCTGAAGGCCAAAAAGTCCTTATGTCCGTCGGCATTGCTTTTCCTTTTACTCAGAGCTAAAGCTGACATGTTATAGCTCTGGGGAGACAGGCAGAATACCAAGAACAGTTCCAAACCAGATAGTCCTTGCTTTGGGAAATTTAGAGCCTGATATATGTATATCTGCTTTTCAAGAAAGATCCAAGTCCCTACTTCTTCCTTCTATTTATCTGCCATGTGGTGGGAAAGGATGCGTGTGCAACACCTTTGCCTGAAATGGTAAGCACTGGCACTAATGAGATTATGAGCGATGCACTGAAAAGAAAGCTGctcttgtgttctgtttttgCGTACAATTAATGTTTGCCTTACTGTTAACTTTAAGGTGAAGTAGCCGAATCGTGGGTGAGGACAGCCTTGCCTTCAGTACCTCCCTCTGTGCCAGCTTCCGTTTCATGAAGGTCAGGGTGGCTATCTTCCAGAGGGGGGCTTTTCTTACAGATTAACCTCTTCAGTAcctcttggatttccttcttgaTGCTCTTGTGCATATACCCATAGACATATGGGTGGATGCAGCACTGCAGGAAAAAAAGCCAGATTATTATGGTGATCACCCACTGGGGGACCTGGGTATCAATATTCACCCACACAGCCAGCACTGCTAGAAAGCAGTAGGGCCCCAGAGATAGCACGTAGGAGAAAATGATGATGAAGATCACTCTAGCAGCTTTGCACTCATAGCATGGAGGCAAAGGTGGGTTGCTGGCTCTGTTCCGACGACTGGGTGGATCGCTCTCTGGGATGCGCATTGCCTCGACATCATCGTTGAAATGGATTTCATCCATGCCAAACTCTACATCATCTTCGCCCACGTCAATGTTGCACTGATTGGCATCTATGAGGCTGGTGTCTGCCTCTGGGCTGCTAGCCTGAAATTCAGTGATGACTTCCAGCCCCTCCATGCTGCCATTACTGACCTCTTCACTGCCCTTGGCCTCCATGATACCTGCACTGAAATCCAGGCTTCCTTTCCCGGTCTTCATGCTGCTGTCCTCGGCTACCATGGGACCCTCTTCTACGGTGCTGCTTTCCTTAGCCTGGGCCTGACCACCTCCATCTtggccctggaactcattctcttCCTGGAACTCATCCTGAAACTCATCCCTCTTCGTTGCTTCCTGTTCATTCTCATGCACCACAGAGTCCTTGACTCTCACCTTCAAGCGGTGGCTCTTGGCCTTAAACAGGAGAGCTTGCTGCCTCCGGGCTGCACCAAACACCACAGAATAGCAGGCAATCATGACACCCAGTGGAATAACGAGCAAGGATACCACACTGACAACGGTATAGGCAGGGCTGGCTCCCCAGATCATGGAACAGAAAGCATTACGGTCATCAAAAGTGGCGTGGCCCCAGCCATAGAGTGGAGGTGTGCTCTGCAAGAAGGCTGCAATCCAGGTGCCATAGAGAAGAATGTAACTACGCCGGTTGGTCATCTTGGATGGGTAGGAAAGAGGGTGGATGATTGTCAGGTAACGGTCTATTGACACCACCACAATGGTATTGACACTAGCAAAGGCAAATAAGTGGGTGAGGCTAACCAGGGCAGTGCAGAAGTGGATGttgagaggccagaagaaaggaaTGGCAGTGGATACCACCCAGGGGGCCACGAGAGCAACCTGCAGCAGGTCAGTGACAAGGAGGTTAAAAATGAACCGGTTGGTCACCTGCAGCAAGTTTGGCTTACGGTGCAATACATAACCCAGCACTACGTTACCCAGAAAGGCTACGCCAAGGATGACGAGCAGCACAACAGAGCGGATGATGCCGTGAGCTACACTAATCGGCATCTTGGAGAGGGGGAGGCACACTCGACTGCCGTTGTTCTCTTGAGTACTGTTGGTGCAGCTGGGTGGCATGGTGATGTCAGACAGGCAGAGAAGGAGGTCCAGCTTAGTATCTGTAAGAGTGTGCAAGGATATTGCACACTATCTATATTAAGGACGAAAGAAACATGTGGCCAGGGTTAGTGCCTTGCAGAGACAAGCCTTTGAGCCCAGCAGCATTGCTGCAGGACTCCTTTCTCAGATGCCTGTTCAGTCCTAACCCCTATCAGAGCAGTTTCTTTGGCTCCTTTTCTAACTCTTGGGGTCTCTTCTGTGTAGCAGGCTCTTTGTCTTATTTGTCCTTCCTGTTAGCAGCGAGCACGCCCTCAGCATGTCCCCTCCAACGTCTCTTGGGCTTTTATCTATCTCACTGACACATCTGTCTCACTGATACACGCACTTGCACCCTGGACCTGCCTGCCCATGTGTCTAGAATTCTCTCTCCAATGTCTTACTGCGGCACTTTCCCTCTGTACAGAGCATATGCCCCTGTTTCCACAGACATCGCCTCATCCTTCACTCTCTAGTCTGGTTTTCAATTCCCCACTAGCATGTGCATAGTCAGTCTATGTCTGGTTATGGCTGTTCTCTGTCTGATAATCCTCCCccgcctctctccctctctccctctctccctccccctccctctctctcccttcctccattttctgtctctcacagtctctcagtctctgtgaatttaCCCTGTAGCTGTGCACACTCCTCTTTTCCTTGGGTCTCACCCCAACACCCGTGAGAGACCCAAGGCAAACACCTCTTTCTCTCCagttctctgtatctcttcctgtcTTTCCATGATGGTGTTCTCAGCGCCTGAGTCCTGTGTCTTACCTCACCTTTCGCTCTCCTGGTCACTAACCCTCGGGTATCTCTAGGTATGCCCTCTGgcccttctctgcctctcattCTCAGCACCCCATGCTACCACCaaactctttctctgcctcttttaaGGGGCACATATCCCTCTCTTTCAGCAGACTTCTCTGAGATACCACCGCCACCTTAGTTTTCCTCTAGCTggctctttatctccttgtaccttTCTCTGATGACTTTATCTTTCCATGGAAACCAGTTGCTGCCTTAGCCCCAAGGGCTTTATCGGATATAATGCAGTTTCTTAAAATCGCAGTGGTGGCTGGAGCATGCAAGGTGGATACCTATTACCCTGCCCCATGTCCAAAATTCACCATAGTCTCCAAAATTTACTGTATTCTCCAGCAGGCTATCAGTCTGCAtggtggaggggtggggctgagagGTGCGAGCTTGGAAGAGGGAAGAATAGGGAAAGAGGGGGGGTGAGCAAGGGCAGGGGCATGGCTCTGAGAGGGAGACCGAGCGAGATGCCTCTggacagggagaaagggagagaagggaaatgaGAGACATAAAGAAAAGAGACAGGGGTTTAGAAGGAGAACCAAGAAGGAATAGAATCTTAaagtgggaggggaaggggagaatggGAGAGAGTAGGGGGACAGGAGGAAACTGGAGCACGGAAGAGACGGAGAAAGAAAGAGCTAAATAGAGTAAAGAAAAAGATGTTGAGATGCaagaacacaagaaagaaaacaagaaaattggGGATAGGGAAAGGGAACAGGAAAGTGCGAGATATGCAAGGGTCACCTAAGAGCCCTAGCTGACCAACCATGCATGCCACCTGAGTAACCTTCTAGCCTTGGCAAAGGGGTGTCCTGGCGCTTGATGTAGGGGACCAGTTGGGATCTGGGACTTGATAAAACCAGAGCAGAACCCCGCAGCTTACCTGTTGCTGCTGAAATCGTAGCTCCGAAGAGCTGGGGACCGATCCCTCAGGGCTCGCCGAGCTCCTCTGACCACCTTTCGGGGCACAGGCGGCTGCGAGCTCGCACCGAGTGGAAGGAGCAGTGGGAGCAGCGGGCGCGGCGGGAGTGGGGCACCGAGCTTGTACCCGCACGTCCAACCAGCCAGCGCACAGCGCCACAAGCTCTGAGCTGTGGCGGGGGCGCGCGGCTTCTTAAGGCAGCGCGGTGCCCTCACCTTGAGGGGCCCCCCTCCCTTCTGTCCCCGCCTGCGCTGGTGACGCACGAGGCCCGAACCCAGAGGAGCTGGTGGCAGTGGCGGTGGggcgggaaggagggagggaggatgactCGCCGATGGACCCACACAGATTCTGTCACCCTGCATCCAATTGCAGGCACTCGGATGCTCACAGACTGGAGTTGTCACCAGGGTGAATTTTCATGCATACTCACTCTACCTTTTAGCCCCTAGCTCCTAGCCCCTCGATTTTGGTCAGTGTCATGGGCCACTGGCTTTCAGAGTATTTATGGAGAGAGGGTAGGAAATTCTGGTCTTGACCTCTGAAGATCTTCCCCCAAATACAGGCCGCCCTCCGGTTCTCAGAGAGGAATCACGGCTTCGATTTTTCACTAGCTCCCATAAACAGCAGTGTTTTACCTGTAGGTTTCAGGACCATTTCACTTTCTATCTCAGACAAGCTGGGTAATTTATCTGCACTATTTCTTTAAAGCCTGCTTGccagtctctttctgtctctgtttctgtccctgtctctctgtctctgtctttcccttccttcctccctccctttctctcatctccatccctccttctctgcctctctcctccttttcttttccttcctctttcctttttcctctcccttcttcctgtaACACCTTCCTCTGTTTCCAGATGCAGCAGAACATAAGGGTACCCCAACCTTGTAAGTTAAGTACTGCTATTACTTCCACTTCCTAGAGACAGAAGTGGAAGCCAAGATTATATACTATTTGCCCAAGTTCGAGTAAATATCACACTTATTTGAGAAACTAAAATGTTCTGCTGTTTTGAAAATGTGTTCAGCATATATGCATAGCAGACCAGAGGAGTCGCTCTCTCCAATCCCTACCTTCGCAGGATAAGAGAGCATTTGGGAAGGTATTTTTAATGGATCAGGGATTGTTTTCACTTGGTTGCTTCCAAAAGAGGAAGAAACACCTTGTAGGCAGCAGAGGAGACAGATGCTCTGTTATATAGAAGTGCATGGTCAGAGATCTGGCTGCATGCCAAGGctgaaaaatacagaagaaaggcCGTGTGGTACTGTATTCTACAGACAGCATGGGAAAGCTTGAAGGTAAATCTGAGGACTTTAGGCTTTAATTTGACAGTCCTTGGAGAACTGTtagagatttgttttattttgagcaaTTGAAAGTATACACAAATATAATGAGACTAACTAAATAAATTATTATGTTCTTATCACTCAACCTGAATACTGACACATGTGAAACCATTCttgtttattgatatttttattcacaTGAAAGGGAATGTGATGAGGTTTCTGCTTTTCCATGTTCTCTCAGAAGCACCGCTTGGTTGGAGGCAGATGGGACTTGGATGGCAAAAGGGCAAAAGTGATTCTGCTATAGGAAACACAAGAAGGGCTTAACAGGCTACCCAAAATGGCCCAGCAGAGtctccaagaaaggggaaattagcactggaggggaataaGAGCCAGGACATATTATGGATGCTCCAGGATGACGACCATAGGATTCTGAGATAGTCATTGGTGGAACAAAAAAATATCCTCTCCTTTTCCCCCTACTTGCCTGTGGGACTGGGAGATGAGGCTGGTGCTTAATTATGTCCCAGGATGCTCTTTGGATTTTAAGTCCTGCTTTTTCTCTTAGATCGTTTGTCTTTTTCTGTTAGGCCTGATTTTATCTTCTGCTTGAATGGTAAAAAAGCTGCTCGTTTCTCCTGGAGACAGTTTCCACGATAATCCCCCACTATTATTAATTCTTAGCATCACACTGGCCATGGTGCAGAGTCTTAGGTGGCAAACCCAGTTAGGCATCATTTGGTTAGGACTGGATTAGTTTACAATTGCCTGGGAGGCAGTCGAGCTGCTTGCTGCAAATGGCCAGAGACACACTCCATTCTTTCccactcccctcctcttcctttttactgggttctctgagaaaatcagaAACCAGCAAAGAACAGAGATAACCTGCATAGGCATGTCGAAGGTTGGTGTTCCAGGACCAGCTCATGGAGTCTACAGCTATAGTTATGAGCACAGTGAGAGCTGATTAattgggattgtgtgtgtgtgtgtgtgtcggggttGGAGCGAGGTAAAACATTGCAATGTATCACATActaacaaaaccaagaaaaagctGGGGAGAAATGCAAGCTACTTTTGTGTATGGAGAGATGCAGGCCAGTGCTTCATTCTCAGATGATTTTCCACCTCATCCCTGAACAGACTTGGTGCCCTTGAATTTCAAAGACATCTGAATATCAATTCTTCAACATAGGGCACTGGGGGTACACTGAGGAAAGCATATGTGACTTTAAGCCCTGGTAGTTCagatttttaatgacttaaaGAACCCTACAACTAGAAAGTGTAGAACTACTTCCATAGTAGCAAACGGATGGGATTTAAAGGCTTAGAGGAGATTTCAAAATTCTACTAATAAGGGAAAGTCCTAGAGCCTAACTAAAGTCACAAGTTGTAGCGTTGGTTAGCAGCATGACAGCTTCCAACTTGTCAGATTAGGAACTCTAACTCATCTACTAACAATGAAAAGAGGGAAGGTGAGGGGTCTGTGTCCTGGCCAGGTGTTGGTTCTTTTTATtggtgctactgctgctgctgctgctgctgctgctgctgctgacaatGATGACAACGAGGGCAATACCGATGACATAATTACCAAGAAGTCTTTGAATGACTACCAGGTACTATGCTTGCTTTACTATATTTAACCATTGAAGAAATTCTACTTTTGAGGATTAGGACTGTAGTTTTAGAGCCCACACTATCTTGTACAACATTAAGgggaaaaaggctggagagattgctcagtgattaagatcagtaactgctcttccagaaaacctgggttcaattcccaacacccatgtaacAGCTTATAtcattctgtaactccagttccaaggggatacgatgcccttttctggtctctgtgggcactacatgcacacagtgcacagatatacatgcaggcaaaacattacacacaaaataaatgtcaaaaacaaaacaagaaagaaaaaagctacaAATTGTCCATTGTTTGAAAGGTTctaaaaatatgaaatgaatatgTAGTTACAATGGTAATGTATTACAGAGCCATCACTTACAGAGAGGTTAGGTATGTATTATTTAAAGTAATACAGTAAGTGTTGAAGCTAATTGTCAAAACTGATTCTAGTTGAAATCAGAATTTCTTAGGCTGTtttagggagaggggagatgggttatgggacttttgggggaggggaccaggaaagggaacaacatttcaaaggtaaataaagaatatatctaataaaaaatggaagGGTAAAGGCATCAGGGTTTATCAAGACTTAGGCAAGACAAAATGTTCAAGCTCAGGTAAAAAGGGACTAGAAATCACTGGACATGTGGGAGTACACATatggctacaaaaaaaaaaaaaaacacatgcctCCCTACATAGGAAATTCACAATAAATCAATGGAGGAAATATATAGCTTTGTCCTGAAGTGAGTGCCatgcaaatgttttaatttttcaatgcTTTGAGCTATTCTGGTAGTATTTACTTTCAGACAACCCCTAGGAGTTATGTCTGCAAAATTCAATCAAAATGAAATAGCATCTAGGTGGGAGTTAATAATTGCCCATTCTGTAGCCTGGGGAAGCATGAAGTTTGGATTTCAAAGCAAAAATCTATCCAAATAAACTGGGTTGTAAGAGGAAACTGAGTAGAAAAAAATACTGTATGAGTGAAGGCTTGATTTCTGTCTTATTTCTGTGGCCAGCTTACAATGTAACTTTGGGAAGATGCCACCTTTCTTGATCTCTGTTTTATAATGTATCGAATGAAACCTGAGTGGAGATGGGTGGGAATGGGGATTCTGAGATGGGCAGGAGGAAACGGGGGAGGGGTATCTGCACAAGGGGGTACTGGGAAGATGGGGGCTGATAatggggtgtaaagtgaataagtaaagtacatttaataaaaaagaatcttacCAGTATATAACTCAGAATTCTTAACTTTTTATCTGGTATTACTAGTAATCTAAAATCTAGTCTAACccagaaatgtttttaatggAGAGATACGTTCAGCTTCTAGCCATGGAAGATTAACAGGAGCTGAAGTTAGCTCTTTACCTCATGCAACTCTTAAAAAATGTGCAAAACACATGAAATAATGATTGTCAGACATTTGGGAAAAAATCCATAGAGGACAATAATCCTTAAAGGAAGGGTGAGTTGACCAGTTGTTCTAGTGTGTGACCTAGACTGAgttctcatccagcccaggctgAACCTACATATCCCTAAATTGAAAAGACATTTTATATAGAAGTCAGGGTGTAAGGGTGGCCCCAAAAGAAAGCTCTGGAGTATACCATTGGTTTCATATTGATCACATTCACATGAAGAAACTGTACAAGGTCAGGACAAGAAGCactcagaaggaagaaaagggatttCTAGAGCTCTCACAAGTCTAGGAGTTTCTTGGCTTCTCAATTGTCAGTCAGAAAAAGCCCTTATGATATCCAAGGCCATCAGGCTGAGTgctcagaaaaaaggaaaaaaaagattgccTCAATGACAGAGCCCAGTAGTGGAGTTTGTCTGGTCCATCATAAGAAAGCTTAAATCAAGCATTGAAAGGCTCCAACCATTTCCAAAAGACTCTGCTACAACTTAAAGCAAGGCTGATTAGTAGTTAAAGGGGTAGCCAGTACTCAACAATATAAAATTCCTCAAATCCAAAATCAAGAGAAATATCCTAAGGTATGCAAATTAGAAAAATGAGTCCTATAGTGCAAAGGAAAACTCTTCGGTGATAGCTGGAATAGATGAAAGAATTGGTAAGCAATTAGATTACAATAGCCTCTTACAATGCACTCTTCCTATGCTAAGAAGGCACATCTTACATCCATAGATAAAAAATGCAATGCCAGATATACAAACACACTGTATAATAttattatagtatatatacacattagaaacaatgaattcatgaaattcttaggcaaatggatggagctggagaacatcatactaagtgaggtaatccagactcaaaaggtgaatcatggtatgcactcactaataagtggatattaacctagaaaactggaatacccaaaacataatccacacatcaaatgaggtacaagaagaaaggaggagtggccccttgttctggaaagactcagtgaagcagtacagggcaaaaccagaacggggaagtgggaagggttgggtgggaaaacagggggagggatggggctgatgggactttcgaagagtgggggtccagaaaagggaaaatcatttgaaatgtaaataaaaaatatatcgaataaaaaaaaaagaagtaatggCTGGAGCTTTTCCAAATTTAATCAAAGTTCTAATCTCAAAGCTCCAAGAACCTCAACAAAATTCAAGTATAAGAAATGTAGAGAAAATTGAGCTAAGGCAAACCATAAAGCTTAGTTTCTCCCTAAGTACTCACCAAATAGTTAGTGAGGATCCAGAGACACTCTGCATCTTAATACTGTTTTTTGGAATGAAAAATAGTATAGCCATATTGAAAAGTAGTCTGATTAGTTTAAAcaatgttaaagaaaaacaaaaatacttgtCCACTTCAAAGTTGTAAATACCTCCATTTGTACAGACTAAACCCTGGGAGGATTCTTAATTTGTATCAATAGGTAGatgacatatacatacatgaaaatactCTTCGGTcaataaagagaaagaagtttTAGTATATGGAACAATGGATGTTCATTAAAATAATGATTCCGAATGAAAGAAACTAGACACAAAagattatatattgtataattcATTTATGTAAATTTCCAGAAATTCTAGCTAAAGTGATAAAAAGTAGATCAGTAGATGAGAGAtgacaggagaggagggaggcttAATTTAAAAGGTTCATGAAGAATCTTTTGGCGGTGACACAAATGTTCATCATCTTGAATGTGATGATAGTTTTATAAGAATATACTCCTATCAACAGTCATCAAATAGTACTTGTTAAGTATGTACAGTCTAATTTACATATGttacactgaaataaaaaaatttaaagatcataaaaaataaaactcaacacCCATGGTTTGCTTGCTGAAGTTCTTACTTCCAGTGTTAAGATACAGACTGGCATTCCCAAATAGAAGAAATCAAGCCTTCTAGAACCTCCACCttggctcacacctgtctgtctaCCCCTGTGTTCTAGAAATCAGGATTTTTATTCTGTCTTCTCTATGAAAGCTCTGCCCAAATGCTTGCAGAATAGCATCCACCCTTTTGGAACTGCATCGCAGCCCCCAGTGACTGAGGATTTGCACTTGACCTCTTTTGGCTCAATTTCACGACTGCTGTGAGGTGGATGTTATGATTACAGATGGGAGACTGAAGCTAAGAAAGAAGCCAGCACTGACTTAGAATTAGTTACTCAAGACTATGTGGTGTGGTAGCTAAATTTATAGCTGACTGAGTTTACAGCCCTGGCATTTATATATTATGTCATTTTGCTTCTATATCCTAAGGGTTTTACTATGCCTCACTGACATGTAAGGGACTTTATCCATTTTATCTCATCTATGATTTAACAATTGTGAGCTGTGTTAATATCCTTATTGTACAGCTATGGAaacacaacacagagaaactataCAACTTGCTTTCAATTAGCCCAACAACAGGTGGCTAACGCAGAACCTATTCTCTCTGGCTGCTCGGCTTACCATCATACATGCCCAGGACAGGCAAGATTTAGCTCCACTAATTTAGGAACCAGCCCTCCC from Apodemus sylvaticus chromosome X, mApoSyl1.1, whole genome shotgun sequence includes these protein-coding regions:
- the Gpr101 gene encoding probable G-protein coupled receptor 101: MPPSCTNSTQENNGSRVCLPLSKMPISVAHGIIRSVVLLVILGVAFLGNVVLGYVLHRKPNLLQVTNRFIFNLLVTDLLQVALVAPWVVSTAIPFFWPLNIHFCTALVSLTHLFAFASVNTIVVVSIDRYLTIIHPLSYPSKMTNRRSYILLYGTWIAAFLQSTPPLYGWGHATFDDRNAFCSMIWGASPAYTVVSVVSLLVIPLGVMIACYSVVFGAARRQQALLFKAKSHRLKVRVKDSVVHENEQEATKRDEFQDEFQEENEFQGQDGGGQAQAKESSTVEEGPMVAEDSSMKTGKGSLDFSAGIMEAKGSEEVSNGSMEGLEVITEFQASSPEADTSLIDANQCNIDVGEDDVEFGMDEIHFNDDVEAMRIPESDPPSRRNRASNPPLPPCYECKAARVIFIIIFSYVLSLGPYCFLAVLAVWVNIDTQVPQWVITIIIWLFFLQCCIHPYVYGYMHKSIKKEIQEVLKRLICKKSPPLEDSHPDLHETEAGTEGGTEGKAVLTHDSATSP